A window of the Cannabis sativa cultivar Pink pepper isolate KNU-18-1 chromosome X, ASM2916894v1, whole genome shotgun sequence genome harbors these coding sequences:
- the LOC115711676 gene encoding DEAD-box ATP-dependent RNA helicase 42, giving the protein MEEGKRKSRREGSEDTRKSHREKERNGDRHREKREHRESSRRSEREKSSDSDISYDNREREKRDSTKHHKERDKDRTRSRDDDRERSRDKKRDHREREKEKRAKEKEREREKERERRDKDREREREKRTRSTEREKQRREVDSDDSSHDVKDHERKRRRKDDGDYKDKEKDRVKEKEKEKDRENEKEKEHERSSSRREESPKKRSSGDDSDKQEQATREEELENEQLKLDEEMEKRRRRVQEWQELKRKKEEAERETHGEEIVDEPKSGKAWTLEGESEDDEELPSAEKVQMAMDIDGGATQTNNQVGDEMAMDSENGSTPPPSQNGVDGASGDDEIDPLDAFMNSMVLPEVEKLSSVSDPSVHGNKSSELKSKDKKDNQSNGEQRRKGGSNKSMGRIIPGEDSDSDYGDLDDDGEPAEDEDDDEFIKRVKKTKAEKLSLVDHSKIDYKPFRKNFYIESKEISRMTSEDVAAYRTLLELKIHGKYVPKPVKTWHQTGLTSKILDTIKKLGYEKPMSIQAQALPIIMSGRDCIGIAKTGSGKTLAFVLPMLRHIKDQPPVVAGDGPIGLLMAPTRELVQQIHSDIVKFTKALGLTCVPVYGGSGVAQQISKLKRGAEIVVCTPGRMIDILCTSGGKITNLRRVTYLVMDEADRMFDMGFEPQITRIVQNIRPDRQTVLFSATFPRQVEILARKVLTKPVEIQVGGRSVVNKDIAQLVEVRPENERFLRLLELLGEWYEKGKILIFVHSQEKCDALFRDLLKHGYPCLSLHGAKDQTDRESTISDFKSNVCNLLIATSVAARGLDVKELELVINFDVPNHYEDYVHRVGRTGRAGRKGCAITFISDEDSKYAPDLVKALELSEQVVPDDLKALAEGFMAKVNQGLEQAHGTGYGGSGFKFNEEEDEVRKAAKKAQAKEYGFEEDKSDSEDEDEGVRKAGGDISQQTALAKISALAAASKAATHSMPTPVNAGQLLPNIGLPVSVPGVIGLSLPGTAAAVPGPGLPVVVNDGAARAAAIAAAMNLQHNLAKIQADAMPEHYEAELEINDFPQNARWKVTHKETLGPISEWTGAAITTRGQFFPPGKVAGPGERKLYLFIEGPTEQSVKRAKAELKRVLEDISNQALSLPGGTQPGKYSVF; this is encoded by the coding sequence ATGGAAGAGGGCAAGCGTAAATCTAGGAGAGAAGGGTCGGAGGATACGAGGAAGAGCCACCGCGAGAAGGAGAGGAACGGAGATAGACACAGGGAGAAGAGAGAACACCGCGAGTCGTCTCGTCGTTCTGAGAGAGAAAAGAGTTCTGATTCTGACATTAGCTATGATAATAGAGAGAGGGAGAAGAGGGATTCTACTAAGCACCACAAAGAGAGGGACAAGGATAGGACGAGAAGTCGGGATGATGATAGGGAGAGGAGTCGAGACAAGAAAAGGGATCATCgagagagagaaaaggagaAGCGGGCTAAGGAGAAAGAACgagaaagagagaaggagaGGGAGAGAAGGGACAAGgatagagaaagagaaagagagaagagaacACGCAGCACCGAGAGGGAAAAGCAGCGCCGGGAAGTTGATAGTGATGATAGCAGTCATGATGTTAAAGACCACGAAAGGAAACGTCGAAGGAAAGATGATGGTGATTACAAGGACAAGGAGAAAGATAGAGTTAAggagaaggagaaagagaaagatAGAGAAAATGAGAAGGAGAAAGAGCATGAACGCAGTAGCAGTAGGCGCGAAGAGAGTCCGAAGAAGAGGAGTTCCGGGGATGATTCTGATAAGCAAGAGCAAGCAACTCGTGAAGAGGAGTTGGAAAatgaacaacttaaattggatGAAGAAATGGAGAAGAGAAGGAGGAGAGTTCAGGAGTGGCAggagttaaaaagaaaaaaggaggAAGCTGAAAGAGAGACACACGGGGAGGAAATTGTTGATGAACCTAAGTCTGGAAAGGCTTGGACCCTTGAGGGTGAATCTGAAGATGATGAAGAACTTCCCTCTGCTGAGAAAGTACAGATGGCTATGGACATTGATGGCGGAGCTACCCAAACTAATAATCAAGTTGGGGATGAAATGGCAATGGATTCTGAAAATGGGTCTACTCCTCCACCTTCGCAGAATGGGGTTGATGGGGCTTCTGGGGATGATGAAATTGATCCATTAGATGCTTTTATGAATTCCATGGTTTTGCCAGAAGTTGAGAAACTCAGTAGTGTTTCGGACCCATCAGTTCATGGTAATAAGAGTTCAGAGTTGAAGAGCAAGGATAAAAAGGATAATCAAAGCAATGGTGAGCAACGTAGGAAGGGTGGTTCAAATAAGTCTATGGGCAGAATTATTCCAGGGGAGGATTCTGACTCAGATTATGGGGACCTTGATGATGATGGGGAGCCTGCAGAGGATGAAGATGACGATGAGTTCATAAAAAGAGTTAAGAAGACCAAAGCTGAGAAACTTTCTCTAGTTGATCATTCAAAAATTGATTATAAGCCATTTAGAAAGAATTTCTATATTGAATCAAAAGAAATCTCGAGGATGACTTCAGAAGATGTTGCCGCATACCGTACTCTTCTAGAATTGAAGATCCATGGTAAGTATGTGCCAAAACCAGTTAAGACCTGGCACCAAACTGGACTTACGAGTAAAATATTGGATACGATTAAAAAACTTGGTTATGAAAAGCCAATGTCAATTCAAGCTCAGGCACTGCCTATAATTATGAGTGGTCGAGACTGTATTGGCATTGCGAAAACTGGGTCAGGTAAAACACTGGCATTTGTGCTTCCAATGCTGAGGCATATAAAGGACCAGCCTCCTGTGGTTGCAGGAGATGGGCCTATCGGGCTTTTAATGGCGCCTACAAGGGAGCTTGTTCAGCAGATTCACAGTGATATAGTAAAGTTCACCAAGGCACTAGGCCTTACATGTGTGCCTGTATATGGAGGCTCTGGTGTTGCCCAACAAATTAGTAAATTGAAGCGGGGTGCTGAAATTGTTGTTTGTACACCTGGAAGAATGATTGACATACTTTGCACAAGTGGTGGGAAAATTACAAATCTTCGCAGGGTCACTTATTTGGTCATGGACGAAGCTGATCGAATGTTTGACATGGGTTTTGAACCTCAAATCACTCGAATTGTACAAAATATTAGACCAGATAGACAGACTGTACTTTTCTCTGCTACTTTCCCCCGTCAAGTGGAAATCTTAGCACGTAAAGTGTTAACCAAACCTGTAGAGATACAAGTGGGTGGAAGGAGTGTTGTTAATAAGGACATTGCGCAACTGGTTGAAGTGAGGCCTGAAAATGAAAGGTTTTTAAGGTTATTAGAGCTACTAGGTGAGTGGTATGAGAAAgggaaaattttgatttttgtccATTCTCAGGAAAAGTGTGATGCTTTGTTCAGGGATCTACTCAAACATGGTTATCCTTGCCTCTCTCTTCATGGGGCTAAGGACCAAACAGATCGTGAGTCAACCATTTCTGACTTTAAAAGCAATGTTTGTAATCTGTTGATTGCAACCAGTGTTGCTGCTAGAGGGTTGGATGTGAAGGAGCTTGAACTGGTGATCAACTTTGATGTTCCAAATCACTATGAGGACTATGTTCACCGTGTTGGTCGAACAGGCCGAGCTGGTCGTAAAGGTTGTGCCATTACATTTATTTCTGATGAAGATTCTAAATATGCTCCTGATCTTGTAAAAGCTTTGGAACTCTCTGAGCAAGTTGTTCCTGACGACCTGAAAGCTCTTGCTGAGGGTTTCATGGCAAAAGTAAATCAGGGACTGGAACAAGCACATGGAACTGGCTATGGAGGAAGTGGTTTTAAGtttaatgaagaagaagatgaagtgaGGAAAGCAGCTAAGAAAGCACAGGCCAAAGAATATGGTTTCGAAGAAGACAAGTCAGATTCTGAGGACGAAGATGAAGGTGTCCGCAAGGCAGGAGGCGACATTTCACAACAGACTGCACTTGCTAAAATATCAGCTCTCGCTGCAGCCTCTAAAGCTGCTACCCATTCAATGCCTACCCCTGTTAATGCTGGTCAACTTCTTCCAAATATTGGACTACCTGTTTCTGTGCCAGGTGTAATTGGTCTGTCTTTACCTGGAACAGCAGCAGCGGTGCCTGGACCTGGGTTGCCTGTTGTCGTCAATGATGGTGCAGCACGGGCAGCCGCAATAGCTGCTGCAATGAACTTGCAGCATAACCTGGCAAAGATTCAAGCTGATGCAATGCCTGAACATTATGAAGCAGAGCTGGAGATAAATGATTTCCCTCAGAATGCTCGATGGAAGGTCACACATAAGGAAACATTGGGACCTATATCGGAGTGGACTGGAGCTGCCATTACTACTAGGGGGCAGTTCTTCCCACCCGGTAAAGTGGCAGGACCGGGAGAACGCAAATTGTACTTGTTCATTGAAGGTCCTACGGAACAATCTGTTAAAAGGGCTAAAGCTGAATTGAAACGTGTGCTGGAAGACATTTCAAATCAGGCCTTATCACTTCCGGGTGGAACTCAGCCTGGAAAATATTCAGTTTTTTAA